A single genomic interval of Dromiciops gliroides isolate mDroGli1 chromosome 1, mDroGli1.pri, whole genome shotgun sequence harbors:
- the ACADS gene encoding short-chain specific acyl-CoA dehydrogenase, mitochondrial, with the protein MAVSLLVRGCSRIGRAFCSRGWRQLHTLYQSVELPETHQMLRQTCQDFASKELAPIAGQLDKEHRFPGAQIKKMGKLGLLAMDVPEEFNGAGLDYLAYAIALEEISRGCASTGVIMSVNNSLYLGPILKFGSKEQKQQWISPFTSGDKIGCFALSEPGNGSDAGAASTTARLDGDSWVLNGTKAWITNAWEASAAVVFATSDKALKHKGITAFLVPMPTPGLSLGKKEDKLGIRASSTANLIFEDCRIPKDNILGKMGMGFHIAMQTLDMGRIGIAAQALGIAQASLDCAVDYAEKRMAFGSPLTKLQNIQFKLADMALALESARLLTWRAAMLKDNQKPYSKESAMAKLAASEAATKIAHQAIQILGGMGYVTEMPAERHYRDARITEIYEGTSEIQRLVIAGHLLKSYRS; encoded by the exons ATGGCGGTCTCCCTGCTGGTTCGAGGCTGCAGCCGGATCGGCCGAG CTTTCTGTTCCCGTGGCTGGAGGCAGCTGCACACCCTCTATCAGTCTGTAGAGCTGCCTGAGACACACCAAATGCTTCGCCAAACGTGCCAGGATTTTGCCTCAAAGGAGCTGGCCCCTATTGCTGGACAACTGGATAAGGAGCACCGCTTCCCTGGTGCTCAG ATAAAGAAGATGGGCAAGCTGGGGCTCCTGGCTATGGACGTGCCGGAGGAATTCAATGGCGCTGGGCTTGACTACTTGGCCTATGCTATTGCTTTGGAGGAGATCAGTCGGGGCTGTGCATCAACCGGAGTCATCATGAGTGTCAACAAC TCTCTCTATTTGGGGCCAATCCTTAAGTTTGGATCCAAGGAACAGAAGCAGCAGTGGATCTCACCCTTTACCAGTGGGGACAAAATCGGCTGCTTTGCTCTCAGTGAACCAG gaaatggCAGCGATGCTGGAGCCGCCTCCACCACGGCCCGGCTAGATGGGGATTCGTGGGTCCTGAATGGCACCAAAGCCTGGATCACTAATGCCTGGGAAGCCTCCGCTGCCGTGGTCTTTGCCACCTCGGACAAGGCCTTGAAGCACAAG GGCATCACAGCCTTCCTGGTCCCCATGCCGACGCCGGGGCTCTCTCTGGGGAAGAAGGAGGACAAGCTGGGCATCCGAGCCTCCTCCACGGCCAACCTCATCTTTGAAGATTGTCGCATTCCCAAGGACAACATACTGGGCAAGATGGGCATGGGCTTCCACATTGCCATG CAAACCCTGGACATGGGCCGGATTGGCATCGCCGCCCAGGCCCTTGGCATTGCCCAGGCTTCCTTGGACTGCGCCGTGGACTATGCTGAGAAGCGCATGGCCTTTGGCTCCCCTCTCACCAAGCTGCAGAACATCCAG TTCAAGTTGGCAGACATGGCCCTGGCCCTGGAGAGTGCCCGACTGCTGACCTGGCGTGCCGCCATGCTCAAGGACAACCAGAAGCCCTACAGCAAG GAATCTGCGATGGCCAAACTAGCAGCATCTGAGGCTGCCACGAAGATTGCCCACCAG GCCATCCAGATCCTGGGAGGCATGGGCTATGTGACCGAGATGCCGGCCGAGCGCCACTATCGGGATGCCCGCATCACAGAGATCTACGAGGGCACCAGTGAGATCCAGCGACTGGTCATCGCTGGGCACTTGCTGAAGAGCTACCGGAGCTGA